From Penaeus vannamei isolate JL-2024 chromosome 12, ASM4276789v1, whole genome shotgun sequence, the proteins below share one genomic window:
- the LOC138863575 gene encoding uncharacterized protein — MFTFGSPSDHSRFVMVTYEAQARALSTLTDLTGKPILAEPHPTYSKTVLHSAPPPSRQDVSASPQVSFPYTQNLRPISTHLIHQPNPFSILNPDTPISTTSLIPTPPPHFSYHTRQLKCSTLRSPTPSFLSVPQISISSSPYKRTLVSQSSIPNSPPDTFEDIQNFLKMAQGNTPLPYPAPYPSVPTPATFKVFADIHPPPSQVPSTPLPPTPSQHTPPSLPLPLEYSHESSLSQHCISPDILPDASSPSPISLSQPLDSSPPTSPTATSVFLDQYPYSFPSHRYTAIHSVAQPLIFPQHYPKYLILSTTQTKTPSKT; from the exons ATGTTTACCTTTGGCAGTCCCTCTGATCATTCACGCTTTGTTATGGTTACATATGAAgcccaagctcgtgcactatctacaTTAAcagaccttactggcaaacccattcttgccgaacctcacccaacttattccaaaacagtcctacaCTCTGCTCCTCCACCATCTagacaagatgtttctgcatctccccaggtATCTTTCCCCTATACCCAAAACCTACGTCCTATATCTACTCACCTTATCCACCAGCcaaatccattttccatcctaaatccagatactccaatctctaccacttccctgatacctactcctcctcctcactttagctATCATACCAGGCAACTTAAATGTTCCACTCTACgatctcctacaccttcctttttatctgttcctcaaatatctatctcctcttctccttataagagaacattagtttctcagtcctctatacCTAATTCCCCTCCAGATAcctttgaagacatccaaaacttcctaaagatggcccaagggaacactccgctcCCTTATCCAGCCCCCTATCCCTCTGTTCCCACTcctgctacatttaaagtatttgcagatattcatcctcctccttcccaagttccctccaccccccttcctcctacaccctcccaacataccccaccctctctaccacttccacttgaatactcacacgaatcctCTCTATCACAACACTGCATCTCCCCAG ATATACTTCCTGATGCTTCATCACCTTCCCCAatctccctttctcaacccctggattcttctcctcctacttctccaacagccacctctgttttccttgatcaaTATCCCTACTCCTttcccagtcacagatacactgcaattcactcagttgCTCAACCCCTTATATTCCCCCAACACTACCcaaaatacctcatcctctcaaccacccaaaccaaaacCCCCTCCAAAACCTGA
- the bys gene encoding bystin gives MGKIKRLQNAGGKVPRPGPLAEQIEKSEYAQPSARKKVRNQRSDGDDEFVEGQMGRSILKQSQAQLQEVLFEDMEKDFPPLGEAVQKYERPPQKVSLSRKPKDAIDDEESSDDEKEVNEMDNPVPCNVDKVVNDFEKELDLAEDDLKILEHFMNKDAQPQRKLADMFRDKITEKQTDIQSQVNASTVQTVNLSPEVQEMCSQIGNVLSRYRSGPLPKMFKVIPKMRNWEELVYLTDPDKWSAAALYQGVRIFVSNLKEPMAQRFFNLVLLPRIRDDISYYKRLNFHLYQAMCKALFKPGAFFKGVLLPLCMSGTCTLREAIIVGSVIAKNHIPILHSAATILKIAEMDYSGANSIFLRIFFDKKYALPYRVVDACVYHFMRFQHDRRELPVLWHQALLVFVQRYKEDMSPDQKQAIMDVIKFHTHFTITAEVRRELLNSKCRGQDDDTQMMVDE, from the exons ATGGGGAAAATTAAACGTCTGCAGAATGCTGGTGGCAAAGTGCCTCGGCCAGGCCCTCTAGCAGAGCAAATTGAAAAGTCTGAATATGCACAACCCTCAGCAAGGAAGAAAGTTCGCAACCAACgctctgatggtgatgatgaa TTTGTAGAAGGCCAGATGGGACGTAGCATTTTGAAACAGAGTCAGGCCCAACTGCAGGAGGTTCTTTTTGAAGATATGGAAAAGGACTTCCCTCCTCTTGGGGAGGCAGTTCAAAAATATGAGAGACC GCCTCAGAAGGTGTCTCTAAGCCGAAAACCTAAAGATGCCATTGATGACGAGGAAAGcagtgatgatgagaaggaggttAATGAAATGGATAATCCTGTACCATGCAATGTAGACAAAGTTGTAAACGATTTTGAGAAGGAATTG GATTTAGCCGAAGATGACTTGAAAATTCTGGAACACTTCATGAACAAAGATGCACAACCACAAAGAAAGTTAGCAGACATGTTCCGTGATAAAATcacagaaaagcagacagacatcCAGTCACAAGTGAATGCTAGCA CTGTACAGACTGTTAACCTTAGTCCAGAGGTGCAAGAAATGTGCTCACAGATTGGGAATGTCTTGTCAAGATACAGAAGTGGACCCTTGCCAAAGATGTTCAAGGTGATTCCAAAGATGCGCAACTGGGAAGAACTTGTATACCTGACAG ACCCTGACAAATGGTCTGCTGCTGCTTTGTATCAGGGCGTTAGAATATTTGTGAGTAACCTCAAGGAACCCATGGCACAGCGGTTCTTCAACCTGGTCCTCCTTCCTCGCATACGGGATGACATCTCCTACTACAAGCGCCTCAACTTCCACTTGTATCAGGCCATGTGCAAGGCCCTCTTCAAGCCAGGTGCCTTCTTCAAGGGGGTTTTACTACCCCTGTGCATG tcTGGTACATGTACTCTTCGAGAAGCTATTATTGTCGGTTCAGTAATTGCAAAGAACCACATCCCAATTCTGCACTCGGCAGCAACAATACTGAAGATTGCTGAAATGGACTACTCTGGAGCAAATTCAATATTTTTGAGAATATTTTTTGATAAAAAGTATGCCCTCCCATACAGAGTTGTTGATGCTTGTGTCTACCATTTTATGAG GTTCCAGCATGACCGCCGTGAGCTGCCAGTTTTGTGGCACCAAGCCTTGCTAGTGTTTGTCCAGAGATACAAGGAAGATATGAGTCCCGACCAGAAGCAAGCCATAATGGATGTCATTAAATTCCACACCCATTTCACCATCACTGCTGAG GTGAGGAGAGAACTTCTGAATTCCAAATGCAGAGGTCAGGATGATGATACACAAATGATGGTTGATGAGTAG